One window of the Conexibacter sp. SYSU D00693 genome contains the following:
- a CDS encoding glycoside hydrolase family 3 C-terminal domain-containing protein: MVVKRVMGAALLAAALLAGGATPAQAQGPGGAAGCPWMDARKTPEQRAGELIGAMTREQKLRATTYSMPPWLTWFGTAGHVDGIPSLCVPTLVLSDAGSGVAGLQVNTTTFPSGVAQAAAWDPGLAKRFGKALGEEAFAKGINVMLAPGMNIARLANGGRNFEYLGEDPVLAGQTAAAIVQGIQSNPVLAQPKHFALNEQETQRNFVNVDVDDRTLHEVYLAPFEAAVKQGGAGSIMCSYNLAFGKHVCESEKLLTGVLRDQWGFDGFVTSDWGATHSTAPSANAGMDLEMHAAPPQYFGSRLGEAIDAGQVSPERLDLMLKHIYVPMFRFGLFDKPAVGQPEAFLSKVDSPAHRALARQMSEQSAVLLKNEDDLLPFVGARQRRIAVVGSAANIVGASGASGGGGSSHGSGVPLPVSPLQGIRRAARSHGDRVTYGATASSGAAAAKRADVAVVVIADTASEGADDRTLDATPGLCVTLVCLPTGEDQNALVRAVAKANPNTVVVVNGGGPISMPWLGSVKSVLHAWFAGTENGNALAALLYGDANPSGRLPQTFPRSLGDMPTTTPEQYPGVGDQVRYTEGLEVGHRHFDAKGIEPLFPFGFGLSYTSFGYRDLRVAPAGDGAKATFTVTNTGKRAGADVAQVYVAFPKALGAPPRQLKGFRKVSLEPGESRTVTVDLDGRAFSFWDSPKQGWTRAKGCYGVHVGSSSRSLPLSGVVPIAGAACTPKALPACKAKRRATTITLRGARGARLRQVAVYVDGRRVRTQRGARRRVRLDLSRRATRTTRVRLVLTTASGRRVTERRTFRACPTTT; this comes from the coding sequence ATGGTCGTGAAGCGGGTGATGGGGGCGGCGCTGCTGGCCGCGGCGCTGCTGGCAGGCGGCGCCACGCCGGCGCAGGCCCAGGGACCGGGCGGCGCCGCCGGCTGCCCGTGGATGGACGCGCGCAAGACGCCCGAGCAGCGGGCCGGCGAGCTCATCGGCGCGATGACGCGCGAGCAGAAGCTCCGGGCGACGACGTACAGCATGCCGCCGTGGCTGACCTGGTTCGGCACCGCCGGCCACGTCGACGGCATCCCGTCGCTGTGCGTCCCGACGCTCGTGCTCAGCGACGCGGGCTCCGGCGTCGCCGGCCTCCAGGTCAACACCACGACGTTCCCCAGCGGCGTCGCGCAGGCCGCGGCCTGGGACCCCGGCCTGGCCAAGCGCTTCGGCAAGGCGCTGGGCGAGGAGGCCTTCGCCAAGGGCATCAACGTCATGCTCGCCCCGGGCATGAACATCGCCCGCCTCGCCAACGGCGGGCGCAACTTCGAGTACCTCGGCGAGGACCCGGTCCTCGCCGGCCAGACCGCGGCGGCGATCGTGCAGGGCATCCAGAGCAACCCGGTGCTCGCGCAGCCCAAGCACTTCGCGCTCAACGAGCAGGAGACCCAGCGCAACTTCGTGAACGTCGACGTCGACGACCGGACGCTGCACGAGGTCTACCTCGCGCCGTTCGAGGCGGCGGTCAAGCAGGGCGGCGCCGGCTCGATCATGTGCTCCTACAACCTCGCGTTCGGCAAGCACGTCTGCGAGAGCGAGAAGCTCCTGACCGGCGTCCTGCGCGACCAGTGGGGCTTCGACGGCTTCGTCACCAGCGACTGGGGCGCGACGCACTCCACGGCCCCGTCGGCCAACGCCGGCATGGACCTCGAGATGCACGCCGCGCCGCCGCAGTACTTCGGCAGCCGCCTGGGCGAGGCGATCGACGCCGGCCAGGTCTCGCCCGAGCGCCTGGACCTGATGCTCAAGCACATCTACGTGCCGATGTTCCGCTTCGGGCTCTTCGACAAGCCGGCGGTCGGCCAGCCCGAGGCGTTCCTCAGCAAGGTCGACTCGCCGGCCCACCGCGCGCTCGCGCGGCAGATGTCCGAGCAGTCCGCGGTCCTGCTCAAGAACGAGGACGACCTCCTGCCGTTCGTGGGCGCCCGCCAGCGGCGCATCGCGGTGGTCGGCAGCGCCGCGAACATCGTCGGCGCGTCGGGCGCCTCGGGCGGCGGCGGCAGCTCGCACGGCTCGGGCGTCCCGCTGCCGGTCAGCCCGCTGCAGGGCATCCGCCGCGCCGCGCGCAGCCACGGCGACCGCGTCACCTACGGCGCGACCGCCTCGTCCGGGGCGGCGGCGGCCAAGCGCGCCGACGTCGCCGTCGTCGTGATCGCCGACACCGCCTCGGAGGGCGCCGACGACCGGACGCTCGACGCCACGCCCGGCCTGTGCGTGACGCTCGTCTGCCTGCCCACGGGCGAGGACCAGAACGCCCTCGTGCGCGCGGTGGCCAAGGCCAACCCGAACACCGTCGTGGTCGTCAACGGCGGTGGTCCGATCTCCATGCCGTGGCTGGGCAGCGTGAAGTCCGTGCTGCACGCGTGGTTCGCCGGGACGGAGAACGGCAACGCGCTGGCCGCGCTGCTCTACGGCGACGCCAACCCGTCGGGTCGCCTGCCGCAGACGTTCCCGCGGTCCCTGGGCGACATGCCGACGACGACGCCCGAGCAGTACCCGGGCGTCGGCGACCAGGTCCGCTACACCGAGGGCCTCGAGGTCGGCCACCGCCACTTCGACGCCAAGGGCATCGAGCCGCTGTTCCCGTTCGGCTTCGGGCTCTCCTACACCTCCTTCGGCTACCGCGACCTGCGCGTGGCCCCCGCTGGCGACGGCGCGAAGGCGACGTTCACGGTCACGAACACCGGCAAGCGAGCGGGCGCCGACGTCGCGCAGGTGTACGTCGCCTTCCCGAAGGCCCTCGGCGCCCCGCCGCGCCAGCTCAAGGGCTTCCGGAAGGTGTCGCTCGAGCCGGGCGAGTCCAGGACGGTGACCGTCGACCTCGACGGGCGCGCGTTCTCGTTCTGGGACAGCCCGAAGCAGGGCTGGACGCGCGCCAAGGGCTGCTACGGCGTCCACGTCGGGAGCTCGTCGCGGTCGCTGCCGCTCAGCGGCGTCGTGCCGATCGCCGGCGCCGCCTGCACGCCCAAGGCCCTGCCGGCGTGCAAGGCCAAGCGGCGCGCGACGACGATCACGCTGCGGGGCGCCCGCGGCGCGCGGCTGCGCCAGGTCGCGGTGTACGTCGACGGCCGGCGCGTGCGCACCCAGCGCGGCGCGCGCCGGAGGGTCCGGCTCGACCTCTCGAGGCGGGCGACGCGCACCACGCGGGTGCGGCTCGTGCTGACGACGGCCAGCGGACGCCGGGTGACCGAGCGGCGGACCTTCCGCGCCTGCCCGACCACCACGTAG
- a CDS encoding dienelactone hydrolase family protein, with product MGDTTFAAATGTLGGYVAEPEGDGPFPGVVVVMDALGLSDDIRRQADRLAAAGFLAFAPDLYSGRGLTCVMATLKASRTGKGRAYEDLEAARRWLLDREDCTGRVGIIGFCMGGGFAVQSAPRGLYAAASVNYGELPKDPEDALAGACPVVGSYGARDLTLRGRADRLRKALDRHGIPNDVKEYPGAGHSFMNEVDTPLPDVVLRVTRFDHHPADAEDAWSRILAFFGEHLAQPADA from the coding sequence ATGGGCGACACGACGTTCGCGGCGGCGACCGGGACGCTCGGCGGCTACGTCGCCGAGCCCGAGGGCGACGGGCCGTTCCCCGGCGTCGTCGTCGTCATGGACGCCCTCGGCCTCTCCGACGACATCCGCCGCCAGGCCGACCGCCTCGCCGCCGCCGGCTTCCTGGCCTTCGCGCCCGACCTCTACTCCGGTCGCGGCCTCACGTGCGTGATGGCCACGCTCAAGGCCTCGCGCACCGGCAAGGGCCGCGCCTACGAGGACCTCGAGGCCGCCCGGCGCTGGCTGCTGGACCGCGAGGACTGCACCGGCAGGGTCGGCATCATCGGCTTCTGCATGGGCGGGGGCTTCGCCGTGCAGTCCGCGCCGCGCGGGCTCTACGCCGCCGCGTCGGTGAACTACGGGGAGCTGCCCAAGGACCCAGAGGACGCGCTGGCCGGCGCCTGCCCGGTCGTCGGCAGCTACGGCGCTCGCGACCTCACGCTGCGCGGCCGCGCCGACCGCCTGCGCAAGGCGCTGGACCGCCACGGGATCCCCAACGACGTCAAGGAGTACCCCGGCGCCGGCCACTCGTTCATGAACGAGGTCGACACGCCGCTGCCCGACGTCGTCCTGCGCGTCACGCGCTTCGACCACCACCCGGCCGACGCCGAGGATGCGTGGTCGCGGATCCTCGCCTTCTTCGGCGAGCACCTGGCGCAGCCCGCGGACGCCTGA
- a CDS encoding cytochrome P450 yields MTVAAAPATTSLPRGPRLPVPVQTLAMLARQRPWLERARRRYGSAFRIGIAGLGDVVIVSDPALVKQVFRAPADVLHAGTQSPLRRVLGPNSLLGIDEDQHMQQRKLLLPPFKGQRMKAYESTIADITNAEIDTWPDGVELTMAEPMQRITLRAILQAVFGAQGARMHRLEELIPPWTALGSRLAGLPFLQRYGGPGSPWSRFTVLRAQIDAVLDELIAVAKADPELEQRPDVLALMVQARHEDGSPMSNEEIRDELVTMMAAGHETTAHSLSWAVERLTRHPHVLDRLVAEVDAGGKALREATIREVQRTRPVIAFAGRGVRKPYELDGHLLPVGTRIFLAACLTHYDPALFPRPDVFDPDRFLDVVPDTYSWIPFGGGVRRCIGATFAHMEMDVVLRTLLGRVTLQPTTAPDEPWRFRGVAWAPGHGGRVTVQARRVRERPEPELVAA; encoded by the coding sequence GTGACCGTCGCCGCCGCTCCCGCCACCACCTCGCTGCCCCGTGGACCGCGCCTGCCGGTGCCGGTCCAGACCCTCGCGATGCTCGCCCGCCAGCGCCCCTGGCTCGAGCGCGCGCGCCGGCGCTACGGCTCGGCGTTCCGCATCGGCATCGCCGGCCTGGGCGACGTCGTGATCGTCTCGGACCCCGCACTGGTCAAGCAGGTCTTCCGCGCCCCGGCCGACGTCCTGCACGCCGGCACGCAGAGCCCCCTGCGCCGCGTGCTGGGCCCGAACTCGCTGTTGGGCATCGACGAGGACCAGCACATGCAGCAGCGCAAGCTCCTGCTGCCGCCCTTCAAGGGCCAGCGGATGAAGGCCTACGAGTCGACGATCGCCGACATCACCAACGCGGAGATCGACACCTGGCCCGACGGCGTCGAGCTCACCATGGCCGAGCCGATGCAGCGCATCACGCTGCGGGCGATCCTCCAGGCGGTCTTCGGCGCCCAGGGCGCGCGGATGCACCGCCTCGAGGAGCTCATCCCGCCGTGGACGGCGCTGGGCTCGCGGCTGGCCGGCCTGCCGTTCCTCCAGCGCTACGGCGGCCCGGGCTCGCCGTGGTCGCGGTTCACCGTGCTGCGCGCGCAGATCGACGCGGTCCTCGACGAGCTCATCGCCGTGGCGAAGGCCGACCCCGAGCTCGAGCAGCGCCCCGACGTCCTCGCGCTCATGGTCCAGGCCCGCCACGAGGACGGCTCGCCCATGAGCAACGAGGAGATCCGCGACGAGCTCGTGACGATGATGGCCGCCGGCCACGAGACCACCGCGCATTCGCTGTCGTGGGCGGTCGAGCGGCTCACGCGGCACCCGCACGTCCTCGACCGCCTCGTGGCCGAGGTCGACGCGGGCGGCAAGGCCCTGCGCGAGGCGACGATCCGCGAGGTCCAGCGCACCCGCCCGGTCATCGCCTTCGCCGGGCGCGGCGTGCGCAAGCCCTACGAGCTCGACGGCCACCTGCTGCCGGTCGGCACGCGGATCTTCCTCGCCGCGTGCCTCACGCACTACGACCCGGCGCTCTTCCCGCGCCCCGACGTCTTCGACCCGGACCGCTTCCTCGACGTGGTGCCCGACACCTACTCGTGGATCCCGTTCGGCGGCGGCGTGCGCCGCTGCATCGGCGCGACCTTCGCCCACATGGAGATGGACGTCGTCCTGCGCACGCTGCTGGGGCGCGTGACGCTGCAGCCGACGACCGCCCCCGACGAGCCGTGGCGCTTCCGCGGTGTGGCGTGGGCGCCGGGCCACGGCGGCCGGGTGACCGTCCAGGCGCGGCGCGTGCGCGAGCGGCCCGAGCCCGAGCTCGTCGCGGCGTAG